A section of the Salmo trutta chromosome 4, fSalTru1.1, whole genome shotgun sequence genome encodes:
- the LOC115192713 gene encoding troponin I, fast skeletal muscle: MSEKKMTSSRRGHLKSLMLAIAKDLLEKEAADLITEKAAFIAENCPAPVLSGGLPELQEMLKKLAQTIDKVDEDRYDAEAKVKKTDKEIEDLKMKVVEIQGIKKPALKKVRMSADAMLAALLGTKHKASMDFRANLKEVKKEVKEEEEVGDWRKNVDEQAGMDGRKKKFETA; the protein is encoded by the exons ATGTCAGA GAAAAAGATGACATCGAGTCGCAGGGGTCATCTGAAG AGCTTGATGCTTGCGATTGCCAAAGACCTCCTGGAGAAAGAAGCAGCAGACTTGATAACGGAAAAGGCAGCTTTTATAGCCGAAAACTGCCCTGCTCCGGTATTGTCTGGGGGTCTTCCTGAGCTGCAG GAAATGCTTAAAAAGTTGGCCCAGACCATTGACAAGGTTGATGAGGATAGATATGACGCCGAGGCAAAAGTGAAGAAGACAGACAAAGAG ATCGAGGACCTGAAGATGAAAGTGGTTGAGATCCAGGGCATAAAGAAGCCAGCTCTGAAGAAAGTGCGTATGTCTGCTGATGCTATGCTTGCAGCTCTGCTGGGCACCAAGCACAAGGCTTCCATGGATTTCAGAGCCAACTTGAAAGAAGTGAAGAAGGAGGTCAAAGAGGAG GAGGAAGTCGGTGACTGGCGTAAGAACGTTGATGAACAGGCTGGCATGGACGGCAGGAAGAAGAAGTTTGAGACCGCATAA
- the LOC115192709 gene encoding troponin I, fast skeletal muscle encodes MSDKKMTSSRRHHLKSLVLQIAFELIEVEKKEAAQEKANFMAELPALDLSGDQAALVELLKKLAHTIDKVDEDRYDAESKVTKADKEIEDLRMKVVEIQGMKKPALRKVRMSADAMLQALLGTKHKASMDFRANLKEVKKEVKEEGVDAVGDWRKNVDEQAGMDGRKKKFQG; translated from the exons ATGTCAGA TAAAAAGATGACATCGAGCCGCAGGCATCATCTGAAG AGCTTGGTGCTCCAGATTGCGTTTGAGCTTATTGAAGTGGAGAAAAAGGAGGCTGCGCAGGAGAAAGCCAATTTCATGGCTGAGCTCCCCGCCCTGGATTTGTCTGGAGATCAAGCGGCGCTGGTG GAATTGCTCAAAAAGTTAGCCCATACCATCGACAAGGTTGATGAGGACAGATATGACGCAGAGTCCAAGGTGACGAAGGCAGACAAGGAG ATTGAGGACTTGAGAATGAAAGTGGTTGAGATCCAGGGTATGAAGAAGCCAGCTCTGAGAAAAGTGCGTATGTCTGCTGATGCTATGCTCCAGGCTCTGCTGGGCACCAAGCACAAGGCTTCCATGGATTTCAGAGCCAACTTGAAAGAAGTGAAGAAGGAAGTCAAAGAGGAG GGAGTGGATGCAGTTGGTGACTGGCGCAAGAACGTTGATGAACAGGCTGGCATGGACGGCAGGAAGAAGAAGTTTCAGGGTTAA